One Echinicola strongylocentroti DNA window includes the following coding sequences:
- a CDS encoding thioredoxin family protein: MAKSTFYHAGCPVCVNAEEELLGLIDKSEVDIIHLGESKNRIADAEKAGVKSVPALVTPTGNVLHINFGASLEDV, encoded by the coding sequence ATGGCAAAGTCAACATTCTACCATGCAGGATGTCCTGTATGTGTAAACGCAGAAGAAGAATTATTGGGGCTGATCGACAAATCAGAGGTGGACATCATCCATTTGGGTGAGTCAAAAAACCGGATAGCTGATGCAGAAAAAGCTGGCGTAAAATCAGTGCCTGCACTTGTTACTCCAACAGGGAACGTTTTACACATCAACTTTGGTGCAAGCCTTGAAGATGTCTAA
- the pdxR gene encoding MocR-like pyridoxine biosynthesis transcription factor PdxR — MLRPWKLQIEPNFDCDKAVYLQIADAIIVDIREGKLKPGDALPGSRLLAGSLKVNRNTIVQALDVLLAEGWLTSKARKGTFVSDSLQETTKAKNSVRNNPIQDPVQKTKPTIVFDDGFPDSKLAPIEALSRAYRQIFNRTARWKMMGYANPLGDLRFREALVQMLNFNRGMHLSTEQLCVTRGSQMGMYLAAQVLLRPKDAVIVENPGYKPAWRAFEASGATIVPVEVDAEGINVEQVMSIAMKRPIKAIYVTPHHQYPTTVSLSLPRRLRIIELCNTFGITLIEDDYDHEFHYQQRPLLPLSSYKELDSFLYVGSLSKVVAPALRVGYLAGSQEMIKKIGQLRSIIDVQGDVIMELAVLELITSGEIKRHLRKATNHYRMKRDMLHQILTKYLEGKAGFVKPDGGLSYWVSFNEDVDLFGLFESLMHKGIQVITPDKFSYGQPINGLRLGFGSLNEEQLEIGVKAIATELREK; from the coding sequence ATGCTCCGTCCATGGAAACTACAGATAGAACCCAACTTTGACTGTGACAAAGCCGTGTACCTTCAAATTGCGGATGCCATTATTGTGGACATTCGGGAAGGAAAACTGAAACCCGGAGATGCTTTGCCTGGCAGTCGACTATTGGCGGGATCACTGAAAGTCAACAGGAATACCATTGTACAGGCACTCGATGTTTTGTTGGCCGAAGGGTGGTTAACGTCCAAAGCGCGCAAGGGGACTTTTGTTTCGGATTCACTACAGGAAACCACCAAAGCAAAAAATTCCGTGAGGAACAACCCAATTCAGGATCCAGTCCAAAAGACCAAACCTACGATTGTTTTCGACGATGGTTTCCCGGACAGTAAACTGGCACCGATAGAGGCATTATCCAGGGCTTACCGTCAGATATTCAACCGAACTGCACGGTGGAAGATGATGGGATATGCAAATCCCCTCGGGGATTTGCGGTTCAGGGAAGCACTGGTGCAGATGTTGAATTTCAACAGGGGAATGCACCTTTCTACTGAACAGCTTTGCGTAACGAGGGGCAGTCAAATGGGGATGTATTTGGCTGCTCAGGTGCTGCTAAGGCCCAAAGATGCGGTCATTGTTGAGAATCCAGGATATAAACCGGCATGGAGGGCTTTTGAAGCTAGTGGGGCAACTATCGTTCCGGTTGAGGTGGATGCCGAAGGCATAAATGTAGAGCAGGTAATGTCCATTGCAATGAAACGACCAATCAAGGCCATTTATGTTACGCCACACCATCAATACCCTACTACCGTTTCCCTATCATTACCAAGAAGGTTAAGGATTATTGAGCTCTGTAATACCTTTGGAATTACGCTGATAGAAGACGATTACGATCATGAGTTCCATTACCAGCAAAGACCATTGCTCCCCTTGAGCAGTTACAAAGAGCTCGATAGCTTCCTGTATGTTGGAAGCCTGAGTAAAGTAGTAGCGCCTGCATTAAGGGTTGGTTATCTTGCTGGCAGTCAGGAAATGATAAAAAAAATTGGTCAACTAAGAAGTATTATTGATGTCCAGGGGGATGTTATTATGGAGCTGGCTGTCCTTGAATTAATTACATCAGGTGAAATAAAAAGGCACCTCAGAAAGGCGACCAACCATTACAGGATGAAACGGGACATGCTGCATCAAATCCTTACCAAATATCTTGAAGGTAAGGCAGGTTTTGTGAAGCCAGATGGTGGTTTATCCTATTGGGTCAGCTTTAATGAAGATGTGGACTTGTTTGGGTTGTTCGAAAGCCTTATGCACAAAGGCATTCAGGTCATTACCCCTGATAAATTCAGCTATGGACAGCCAATTAACGGGTTGCGACTTGGCTTTGGTTCATTGAATGAAGAGCAGTTGGAAATTGGTGTCAAAGCTATTGCCACGGAGCTGAGGGAAAAATGA
- a CDS encoding cupin domain-containing protein, which translates to METTEKKYSSKDFHRTFARPNYEKVGKLIHRDVEHSGEHDQFSTERKHPVFFVDLPTKNVSMTLGGLLPGQVTNRHRHTYETILFVIEGSGWTEIEGERVEWKAGDAVYIPCWAWHSHGNLSGKGRARYIACENAPQLQNLGVALREEEGRDL; encoded by the coding sequence ATGGAAACAACGGAGAAAAAGTACTCATCAAAAGATTTTCACCGGACATTTGCCCGGCCCAATTACGAAAAGGTGGGAAAACTCATTCACAGGGATGTGGAACACTCAGGTGAGCATGATCAGTTTTCAACCGAACGAAAACACCCTGTTTTCTTTGTAGACCTGCCCACCAAAAATGTCAGCATGACACTGGGCGGACTGCTTCCCGGGCAGGTGACCAACAGGCACCGTCACACCTATGAAACAATCCTTTTTGTGATAGAAGGCAGCGGCTGGACCGAGATCGAGGGAGAAAGGGTAGAATGGAAAGCAGGCGACGCAGTATATATTCCATGTTGGGCTTGGCACAGCCATGGCAATTTAAGCGGAAAAGGAAGGGCCAGATACATTGCATGTGAAAATGCCCCGCAACTACAAAACCTGGGTGTGGCCCTTAGGGAAGAAGAGGGACGCGACCTATAA
- a CDS encoding dihydrodipicolinate synthase family protein — protein sequence MNVPFNGIIAYPITPFDEKERVDITVFKKQVERLVTSGTHGIAPLGSTGVLPYLSDEEKEAVTEATIKQVNKRVPILVGVSSLTTERTIYHAKFAESAGATAVMVIPMSYWKLTDEEIFSHYDAVASKITIPIMAYNNPATAGIDMSPNLLRRLLEIPNVTMIKESTGDVQRMHYLRKEIGEEVAFFNGANPLALAAFAAGAKGWCTAAPNLIPELNLGLYAAIRDNDLVRAQGTFYKQVKLLRFIVEKGLPRSIKEGLNLLGEEGGQLRSPLKQLSQMEINELASLLGECGKDIKPTAMV from the coding sequence ATGAATGTACCCTTCAATGGCATCATTGCCTATCCAATCACCCCCTTTGATGAGAAGGAAAGAGTGGACATTACAGTATTCAAAAAGCAAGTGGAAAGACTTGTAACCAGCGGGACTCATGGTATAGCACCTTTGGGGAGTACCGGGGTACTGCCCTATCTATCCGATGAGGAAAAAGAGGCAGTTACCGAAGCAACCATCAAACAGGTCAATAAACGTGTCCCGATTCTCGTGGGTGTTTCCAGCCTTACCACTGAACGTACTATTTATCATGCCAAGTTTGCAGAATCGGCGGGAGCTACTGCGGTTATGGTCATACCAATGAGCTATTGGAAACTGACCGATGAGGAGATATTCAGCCACTATGATGCTGTGGCAAGTAAAATAACCATCCCGATCATGGCCTATAACAATCCTGCCACAGCTGGGATTGATATGTCTCCAAATTTACTCAGGCGCCTTTTGGAAATTCCAAATGTAACGATGATCAAGGAAAGTACTGGAGATGTCCAGCGAATGCACTATTTGAGGAAAGAAATTGGAGAAGAGGTGGCTTTCTTTAACGGAGCCAACCCCTTGGCGCTGGCGGCATTTGCAGCAGGGGCAAAAGGCTGGTGTACAGCTGCACCCAATTTGATTCCTGAATTAAATCTCGGTTTGTACGCAGCAATCCGGGACAACGATCTGGTCCGGGCACAAGGAACTTTTTACAAACAGGTAAAGCTGCTAAGGTTTATCGTTGAGAAAGGATTGCCCAGGAGTATAAAAGAGGGGTTGAACTTACTTGGTGAAGAAGGTGGTCAGTTGAGGTCTCCCCTAAAACAACTATCCCAAATGGAAATCAACGAGCTAGCTTCATTGTTGGGTGAATGTGGAAAGGACATAAAACCTACTGCTATGGTTTAA
- a CDS encoding type 1 glutamine amidotransferase: protein MKQLRIHYLQHVHFEGLGLIKNWIGEHQHILTATRFYKNEKLPTIDSFDWLIIMGGPMGVNDEKDYPWLIKEKSYIRKAIDMDKTVIGICLGAQLIASSLGARVYQNPVKEIGWFPVQKSKEAIGNPLVGSLCDTFTVFHWHSETFEIPRGATRLFESSACKNQAFLYGEKIIGLQFHLEISPEAIRNMVSNGKGELAIASANMQKGDSIMAELRHYSNSNQVLNNILNKLHTKKIT from the coding sequence ATGAAACAATTACGAATTCATTATCTTCAACATGTCCACTTTGAAGGTTTGGGCCTAATCAAAAATTGGATTGGAGAACATCAACATATATTAACAGCTACGCGCTTTTACAAAAACGAAAAACTCCCTACTATCGACTCTTTTGATTGGCTTATCATAATGGGAGGCCCCATGGGTGTTAATGATGAGAAGGACTATCCCTGGTTAATAAAAGAAAAATCCTATATCAGGAAAGCAATCGATATGGACAAAACGGTGATTGGGATATGCCTGGGAGCCCAATTGATTGCATCTTCCCTGGGGGCAAGGGTATACCAAAACCCAGTGAAAGAGATCGGTTGGTTTCCTGTCCAAAAATCCAAGGAAGCTATAGGGAACCCACTTGTTGGGTCCTTGTGTGATACCTTTACCGTATTTCACTGGCATAGCGAAACATTTGAAATTCCACGGGGAGCAACAAGATTGTTTGAATCATCGGCCTGTAAAAATCAGGCTTTTTTGTACGGTGAAAAGATAATTGGTCTCCAGTTTCATCTGGAGATTTCACCAGAAGCAATAAGGAACATGGTGAGCAATGGTAAAGGTGAGCTGGCCATTGCTTCCGCTAATATGCAGAAAGGAGATAGTATTATGGCTGAATTAAGGCATTACTCCAATTCCAATCAAGTCTTGAATAATATTTTGAACAAACTTCACACCAAGAAAATAACATAA
- a CDS encoding ArdC family protein, producing the protein MKRQSKKSRTDVYQIVNERIMASLEKGIVPWKQPWSVMGLPKNFHSGKVYKGINLWLLLSCGHAYPYYLTFKQAEGYGAKIRKGAKSVPVVYWNFVYRHKGTGEKLTEAEARKLPKGTVDRKAFLKYYNVFNIGDIDGAKWVMPETVKKTPFQTIAACEKLLQNAPDLPAIRHGEAQAYYHPRKDYINMPKKELFHSEKHYYQCLYHEVIHGTGHPKRLDRKELWDTSCKGKGCYAREELTAEMGASYLGNLCGIWEEDQQENSSVYIKHWLGQLKNDKRLLVEAAGKAQKAVDYLTGNLT; encoded by the coding sequence ATGAAGCGACAAAGCAAAAAATCCCGTACAGATGTTTACCAGATCGTCAACGAAAGGATCATGGCCAGCCTTGAAAAGGGCATTGTCCCATGGAAGCAGCCTTGGTCAGTGATGGGACTTCCCAAAAACTTCCATTCCGGAAAGGTCTACAAGGGCATCAACCTGTGGCTGTTGCTCAGCTGTGGCCATGCCTATCCGTATTACCTCACCTTCAAACAGGCCGAAGGTTATGGCGCAAAAATCAGGAAAGGGGCCAAATCGGTCCCGGTGGTCTATTGGAACTTTGTCTACCGCCATAAGGGGACTGGGGAAAAGCTGACGGAGGCCGAAGCACGGAAACTGCCCAAGGGGACAGTTGACAGAAAGGCCTTTCTGAAATATTACAATGTGTTCAATATCGGGGATATCGATGGGGCCAAATGGGTCATGCCCGAAACCGTTAAGAAAACACCTTTCCAAACCATCGCGGCCTGTGAGAAGCTGCTGCAGAATGCCCCCGACCTTCCAGCGATCAGGCACGGGGAAGCGCAGGCCTATTACCATCCCAGAAAGGACTATATCAACATGCCCAAAAAGGAGCTGTTCCACAGTGAAAAACACTATTACCAGTGCCTGTACCACGAGGTCATCCACGGAACCGGACATCCAAAAAGGCTTGACCGTAAGGAGCTTTGGGATACCTCCTGTAAGGGGAAGGGCTGCTACGCACGCGAAGAACTGACCGCCGAGATGGGCGCAAGCTACCTGGGCAACCTGTGCGGGATATGGGAGGAAGACCAACAGGAGAATTCCTCGGTCTATATCAAGCATTGGCTGGGACAGCTTAAAAACGACAAACGGCTATTGGTGGAAGCTGCCGGAAAGGCACAGAAAGCCGTGGATTACCTGACCGGGAATTTGACCTGA
- the mobC gene encoding conjugal transfer protein MobC: MATGENLQALRQILDLTRKLSILILLVHAYLELPQLFGSWGLVLPLSDNFLQDLAKLPFLGVGTYAKYLSLGLLLVSLLGAKGKKDVRISWIAASVTMMVGGLLFMASAHISLILERPLAAEYTYAVTMLVGYLLVLYGGGRLSRYLRDRGSSEVFNHENETFPQEERKLVNEYSINLPAQYQLKRKIKNSWINIINPFRALLVLGTPGSGKSYFVIRHVITQHIAKGFSMFVYDFKYDDLSRIAYNALLRNKSAYAVSPKFYTINFDDLSRSHRCNPLEPSTMLDITDASESSRTIMMGLNREWIKKQGDFFVESPINFLTAVIWFLKRYKQGKYCTLPHVIEMMQTDYDKLFSVLRCEPEIEVLINPFVSAFMQGATDQLEGQIASAKITMARLSSPQLYYVLSESEFTLDVNNPQKPKIICMGNNPQKQQVYGAVLSLYISRITKLVNQKGKLKSSLIFDEFPTIYFNGIDNLIATARSNKVATCLGVQDYSQLKKDYGREQAEVVMNTVGNILSGQVLGDTAKQLSDRFGKIRQPRQSRSVNSNDTSISHSVQLDLAVPQSTIASLSSGEFVGLVADTPDQPMKLKGFHARIINDHEGLKREEEGYLEIPACRKLDDGEVLDNYKRIKAEVNELVESELERMMDSPGLARYIIQKR, encoded by the coding sequence ATGGCGACAGGGGAAAATCTCCAGGCATTGCGCCAGATATTAGACCTGACCCGAAAGCTCAGCATCCTCATTTTGCTGGTACATGCCTACCTTGAACTTCCCCAGCTGTTTGGTAGCTGGGGCTTGGTGCTGCCCTTATCGGATAACTTTTTGCAGGACCTGGCCAAACTGCCCTTTCTCGGAGTGGGCACATATGCGAAATACCTGTCCCTTGGCCTGCTTTTGGTAAGCCTCTTGGGGGCAAAGGGCAAAAAGGATGTCCGCATAAGCTGGATAGCAGCCTCCGTGACCATGATGGTTGGCGGTCTGCTTTTTATGGCTTCTGCGCACATCAGCCTGATTTTGGAGCGCCCCCTGGCTGCCGAATATACTTATGCCGTGACAATGCTTGTGGGATACCTGTTGGTCCTGTACGGAGGGGGGAGGCTGTCACGTTACCTTAGGGACAGGGGAAGCAGTGAGGTGTTCAACCACGAAAACGAAACCTTTCCCCAGGAGGAAAGAAAACTGGTCAATGAATATTCCATTAACCTTCCTGCACAATACCAGTTAAAACGGAAAATCAAGAATAGCTGGATCAATATCATCAACCCCTTCCGTGCCCTTTTGGTCCTGGGGACGCCCGGTTCTGGGAAGAGCTACTTTGTTATCCGTCATGTGATCACCCAGCATATTGCCAAGGGCTTTTCCATGTTCGTCTATGACTTCAAGTACGACGACCTTTCCCGCATTGCCTATAATGCCCTGTTGCGCAATAAGTCGGCTTATGCGGTTTCCCCTAAGTTTTATACCATCAACTTCGATGACCTGTCACGGAGCCATCGTTGCAATCCACTGGAACCGTCCACCATGCTGGACATTACCGATGCCAGCGAATCCTCCCGGACCATCATGATGGGCCTCAACCGCGAATGGATCAAAAAGCAGGGGGACTTTTTTGTGGAGTCGCCCATCAACTTCCTCACTGCGGTAATCTGGTTCCTGAAGCGGTACAAACAAGGGAAATACTGTACCCTTCCCCATGTCATCGAAATGATGCAGACCGATTATGATAAACTGTTTTCGGTGCTGCGATGCGAACCGGAAATCGAAGTGCTGATCAACCCATTTGTATCGGCCTTCATGCAAGGTGCCACCGACCAGCTTGAAGGACAGATTGCCAGTGCCAAGATCACCATGGCCAGGCTGTCCTCTCCACAGCTCTACTATGTGCTATCGGAAAGCGAATTTACCTTGGATGTCAACAACCCCCAAAAGCCAAAGATCATCTGCATGGGCAACAATCCACAAAAACAGCAGGTCTATGGGGCAGTGCTGTCACTCTATATTTCCAGGATCACCAAGCTGGTCAACCAAAAGGGAAAGCTCAAGTCCAGCCTTATCTTTGATGAATTTCCCACGATCTATTTCAATGGTATCGACAACCTGATCGCTACGGCAAGGAGCAATAAAGTGGCCACCTGCCTGGGCGTGCAGGATTATAGCCAGCTCAAAAAGGACTATGGCAGGGAGCAAGCAGAGGTCGTCATGAACACCGTGGGCAATATCCTCTCCGGACAGGTGCTGGGCGATACGGCCAAACAGCTGTCCGACCGTTTTGGGAAGATTAGGCAGCCGAGGCAAAGCCGCTCGGTCAATTCCAACGATACCTCCATCAGCCATTCGGTACAACTGGACCTGGCAGTGCCCCAGTCCACCATTGCATCCCTGTCTTCAGGGGAGTTTGTGGGACTGGTGGCCGATACACCGGATCAGCCCATGAAGCTGAAGGGCTTTCATGCAAGGATCATCAATGACCATGAAGGGCTTAAAAGGGAAGAGGAGGGGTACCTTGAGATTCCTGCCTGTAGAAAGCTGGATGATGGCGAAGTGCTCGACAATTATAAAAGGATCAAGGCAGAGGTCAATGAGCTTGTCGAGTCCGAACTCGAACGGATGATGGACAGTCCGGGACTGGCCAGGTATATAATCCAAAAAAGGTAG
- a CDS encoding relaxase/mobilization nuclease domain-containing protein, protein MVARISLGRNILGLLHYNEEKVRQGKAKVLSAAGFGAGGTGAPIKEKHRRFKYFTDRNKRAKLNAFHVSLNFSPKDKLDDDQMRYIAQSYMEQVGFGGQPCLVYRHDDAAHPHVHIVSTNITREGKRIETHNLGKDKSEKARKQLEKELGLVKAERQQGQRLPMEPLAPIEYGKKETKAAMSNVITEVMRSYAYTSLGEFSAVLGQFNVGLIQGEEGSSMKENNGLAYAVLDSKGRRLGVPIKASALYARPTMERLQKRMERNQRTKLKGMAAMRVGVENALQHSAGKGMEHFQQELTKKGLAAQFHYSSAGEVFGLTIIDHVNRTVCKASELSRIWSGKKTAQHLGEKVLDLEMQVRPVPSKATAQESIPRQGENEKRRQGAVWKSEKSPVLSGILSVVQAMVRPESQEMAMPLDQKKKKKKRRKLS, encoded by the coding sequence ATGGTAGCCAGGATCAGCTTGGGAAGGAATATACTTGGGCTGCTCCACTATAACGAGGAAAAGGTCCGGCAGGGCAAGGCCAAAGTCCTGTCCGCTGCCGGTTTCGGAGCTGGGGGAACAGGTGCTCCCATCAAGGAAAAACACCGCCGTTTCAAGTACTTTACCGATAGGAACAAAAGGGCCAAACTGAACGCCTTCCATGTCTCCCTGAACTTTTCCCCTAAAGATAAACTGGACGATGACCAGATGCGCTATATTGCCCAAAGCTATATGGAGCAGGTCGGCTTTGGCGGACAGCCCTGCCTGGTCTACCGCCATGACGATGCGGCACATCCCCATGTCCATATCGTTTCCACCAATATCACCCGGGAAGGTAAAAGGATCGAGACCCACAATCTGGGAAAGGACAAGTCGGAAAAGGCCAGAAAGCAGCTGGAGAAGGAACTCGGACTGGTCAAGGCCGAAAGGCAACAAGGACAACGGCTTCCGATGGAGCCCCTTGCACCGATTGAGTACGGCAAAAAAGAAACCAAGGCAGCCATGTCAAATGTCATCACCGAAGTGATGCGCAGCTATGCCTATACTTCCCTGGGGGAATTCAGTGCTGTCCTCGGACAGTTCAACGTGGGACTGATCCAAGGGGAAGAAGGAAGCAGTATGAAGGAAAACAACGGGCTTGCCTACGCGGTCTTGGACAGCAAAGGAAGAAGGCTCGGTGTGCCCATCAAGGCCAGTGCCCTTTATGCCCGTCCCACAATGGAACGGCTGCAGAAAAGGATGGAGCGTAACCAGCGTACAAAGCTGAAAGGAATGGCGGCCATGAGAGTGGGCGTTGAAAATGCCCTGCAACATTCAGCTGGAAAGGGCATGGAGCACTTCCAACAGGAACTTACGAAAAAGGGGCTTGCCGCACAGTTCCATTACAGCAGCGCAGGGGAGGTGTTCGGGCTGACCATTATTGACCATGTCAACAGGACCGTCTGCAAAGCCTCGGAACTTTCGCGGATCTGGAGCGGAAAAAAGACCGCGCAGCACCTGGGAGAAAAGGTCCTGGACCTAGAAATGCAAGTACGGCCAGTTCCCAGTAAAGCCACTGCACAGGAAAGTATCCCCAGACAGGGGGAAAACGAAAAGCGACGACAGGGCGCCGTTTGGAAATCAGAAAAGAGCCCCGTCCTGTCCGGAATCCTTTCCGTAGTACAGGCAATGGTAAGGCCGGAATCCCAGGAAATGGCAATGCCCCTTGACCAAAAGAAAAAGAAGAAAAAGAGACGTAAACTATCCTGA
- a CDS encoding plasmid mobilization protein, giving the protein MSNQKKATLKQVESRISMDRYKKLLELLSRSQNATMSSLIRDILSGKEIVCRAHDETFDLLLDRMHAVQMEIHAIGVNINQVTRHFNSLNDPLRKKALVKKLEAQLTKTGSKVDILEKMIKQHFPRW; this is encoded by the coding sequence ATGTCCAACCAAAAAAAAGCAACCCTCAAACAGGTGGAGTCCCGGATATCCATGGACCGGTACAAGAAATTACTGGAGCTGCTTTCCCGGTCACAGAATGCCACGATGAGCTCCTTGATCCGTGACATCCTTTCCGGTAAGGAAATCGTCTGCAGGGCCCATGACGAGACCTTTGACCTGCTCTTGGACAGGATGCATGCCGTCCAAATGGAGATCCACGCCATCGGTGTCAATATCAACCAGGTGACCCGGCATTTCAATTCGCTCAACGATCCGTTGCGAAAGAAAGCGCTGGTCAAAAAACTGGAAGCCCAATTGACGAAGACAGGCAGTAAAGTGGACATTCTGGAAAAAATGATCAAACAACATTTTCCAAGATGGTAG
- a CDS encoding transposase, producing MQYFLGYSSYSPEPPFDPSLFVEIRKRMGDELIAEMNARVLAYSSPVPVRDMNGDGADDDGDGPHKGELLIDATACLQDIAYPIDLNLLNDARLKSESIIDLLHKKLPEGKKPRTYRKKARKDYLKVAQNRNPGRKTIRKGIKSQLQYLRRNLKTIEGQLDRFKIFPLPHKWQRYYWIIQTLYLQQKEMFDNRSRSVEDRIVSIHQPHVRPIVRGKARNKTEFGAKIHLLLVDGYAFLDTISWDAYHEGCHLADYVENYRKRFGFYPAKVLADKLYCSRENRKWLKSKGIKLSAKLLGRPSARAVEDHVRPGERNPIEGKFGQAKNGYGMDRIRARLRNTSQSWIASIILVLNLVRLAGRALLCRSFSAWNALGMTIIDRENSFLDDLVDKNRPERNFRPVLIPCSC from the coding sequence ATGCAGTACTTTCTGGGCTACAGTTCCTACAGCCCGGAACCTCCTTTTGACCCCTCCCTTTTTGTGGAGATCCGCAAACGGATGGGAGATGAACTGATCGCCGAGATGAATGCCAGGGTACTGGCCTACAGCTCACCGGTACCGGTCCGGGACATGAATGGCGACGGGGCTGACGATGACGGGGACGGCCCCCATAAGGGGGAACTGCTGATTGATGCCACGGCCTGTCTGCAGGACATTGCCTACCCCATCGATCTGAACCTGCTCAATGATGCCCGCCTGAAGAGCGAGTCGATCATTGATCTGCTCCACAAAAAGCTTCCGGAGGGCAAGAAGCCGCGAACCTATCGTAAGAAGGCCCGTAAGGACTACCTTAAAGTGGCCCAAAACCGGAACCCGGGCCGTAAAACGATCCGAAAGGGCATCAAGTCCCAGCTCCAATACCTCAGGCGTAACCTGAAAACCATAGAAGGCCAACTGGACAGGTTCAAAATATTTCCCCTGCCCCATAAATGGCAGCGGTATTATTGGATCATCCAGACACTGTACCTCCAGCAGAAGGAGATGTTCGATAACCGGTCGAGGAGTGTGGAGGACCGGATCGTGAGTATCCACCAGCCCCATGTCCGCCCGATAGTCCGGGGCAAGGCCCGGAACAAAACCGAGTTTGGGGCGAAGATCCACCTTTTGCTGGTAGACGGATATGCCTTTTTGGACACCATTTCCTGGGACGCCTACCATGAAGGCTGCCACCTGGCCGATTATGTGGAGAACTACCGGAAGCGCTTTGGCTTTTATCCTGCCAAGGTTTTGGCCGATAAACTGTACTGCAGCCGGGAAAACCGGAAATGGCTTAAATCCAAGGGGATCAAGCTGTCGGCCAAGCTCCTGGGCCGGCCCTCGGCCCGGGCAGTGGAAGACCACGTAAGGCCGGGGGAAAGGAATCCGATAGAGGGCAAGTTCGGGCAGGCCAAGAACGGTTATGGGATGGACCGGATCAGGGCAAGGCTCAGGAATACCAGCCAATCATGGATTGCCTCTATCATCTTGGTGCTCAACCTGGTCAGATTGGCCGGGCGGGCACTGTTGTGCCGGAGTTTTTCAGCATGGAATGCCCTGGGAATGACCATTATAGACCGGGAAAATAGCTTCTTGGACGACCTGGTTGATAAAAACCGGCCTGAGCGGAATTTCAGGCCGGTTCTTATACCCTGTTCATGCTGA